A single window of Selenomonas sputigena DNA harbors:
- a CDS encoding response regulator produces the protein MARKCKILISDDSKLLRKQLREELEALDCEVIETENGKEAIAESLGDRPDGVILDIVMPEVNGVEVLRVIKEIDDTIPVVMLSSAGTPEKLMETLKLGALDFIQKPYTPEQIKNAITRIRKKAGLDEQ, from the coding sequence TTGGCAAGAAAGTGCAAGATCCTCATTTCCGATGATTCCAAGCTTCTGCGCAAACAGCTGCGCGAGGAGCTTGAGGCGCTCGATTGTGAGGTCATAGAGACGGAGAACGGCAAGGAGGCGATCGCCGAGAGTCTTGGCGACCGTCCCGACGGCGTGATCTTGGACATCGTCATGCCCGAGGTCAACGGCGTCGAGGTTCTGCGCGTCATCAAGGAAATCGACGACACGATTCCCGTCGTCATGCTGTCGTCAGCGGGCACGCCCGAGAAGCTTATGGAGACGCTGAAGCTCGGGGCGTTGGACTTCATCCAGAAGCCCTATACGCCCGAGCAGATCAAGAATGCCATCACGCGCATCCGGAAGAAAGCAGGACTGGATGAGCAATGA
- a CDS encoding DUF2922 domain-containing protein, with amino-acid sequence MAKALKMVFKLSDTQTATVSLADPKAGLTKAEAEAVMTDMIAKNALVVKGVNPKAIKAVYIRSSEDQELA; translated from the coding sequence ATGGCAAAGGCACTGAAGATGGTATTCAAGCTCTCGGATACGCAGACGGCGACCGTGAGCCTCGCCGATCCCAAGGCGGGACTGACGAAGGCGGAGGCCGAAGCGGTCATGACGGACATGATCGCGAAGAACGCGCTCGTCGTCAAGGGCGTCAATCCCAAGGCGATCAAGGCGGTCTACATCCGTTCGAGTGAGGATCAGGAGCTTGCCTGA
- a CDS encoding DUF1659 domain-containing protein, which yields MAVKKTGAATKLILKVQTGTDKKGLPTYGQRMVQNVNPALGDEDFLAIGKSLGGLQSHTLKNVMRQDAAALTEE from the coding sequence ATGGCAGTCAAGAAGACGGGAGCGGCGACGAAGCTGATTCTCAAGGTTCAGACGGGCACGGACAAAAAGGGCCTGCCGACCTACGGCCAGCGCATGGTGCAGAACGTGAACCCGGCGCTCGGCGACGAGGACTTCCTCGCCATCGGCAAGAGCCTCGGCGGCCTGCAGTCGCACACGCTGAAGAACGTCATGCGCCAGGACGCAGCCGCGCTGACGGAAGAGTAA
- a CDS encoding S-layer homology domain-containing protein, whose protein sequence is MRFYKKRTALLALAFAALSATAFAADGADRLSDVPKDHWSYEALDYLAKNGVIEGYADGTFQGNRTMSRYEMAAITARAMQASNLDIGARSVLEKLEKEYGSELATLRAQVEQNTEDIRKNREAIERFKVHGFVRTQYDYDKNTDADTLDRSANRFYMDLRLDMKVNDIWTVKAQSETNRHYNNGHLRGENAMNENAQQTWSGHDGNFQRIWVEAQQDGRWLNLGRAWRGLGFQNVLFGNESDGFQFGIPIKGTNLTASGFWMASTGAGNKESLYGVGLWGAVGHNFDINVAYARSSLGKNESYTSGLIDHYEADPVTHRVFPVYRDNDRTNPRSYGYVVSAATNVAKNVRVIGDYVQTDADEQNKSVALRLNYKGTKLDDVGSFGVYARYVRYGANGWLAGDDEWGSTWNGTKGWIVGFKYVPWKNVEWETLFSRQKRDYGTSAEYNRSLLRTQLDYHF, encoded by the coding sequence ATGAGATTCTACAAGAAGAGGACGGCGCTCCTCGCCTTGGCGTTCGCCGCGCTGAGCGCGACTGCGTTCGCTGCCGACGGCGCGGACAGACTCAGCGATGTGCCCAAAGATCATTGGAGCTACGAAGCGCTCGATTACCTCGCGAAGAACGGCGTCATCGAGGGCTATGCAGACGGCACGTTCCAGGGCAACCGCACGATGAGCCGCTACGAGATGGCGGCGATCACCGCACGCGCCATGCAGGCGTCGAACCTCGACATCGGCGCGAGGTCGGTGCTCGAAAAGCTGGAAAAGGAGTACGGTTCGGAGCTTGCCACGCTGCGCGCCCAAGTCGAGCAGAACACGGAGGACATCCGCAAGAACCGTGAGGCGATCGAACGCTTCAAGGTGCACGGCTTCGTGCGCACGCAGTACGACTACGACAAGAACACCGACGCCGATACGCTCGACCGCAGCGCGAACCGTTTCTACATGGATCTGCGCCTCGACATGAAGGTCAACGACATCTGGACGGTCAAAGCGCAGAGCGAGACGAACCGCCATTACAACAACGGCCACCTGCGCGGCGAGAACGCCATGAACGAGAACGCCCAGCAGACATGGTCGGGGCACGACGGCAACTTCCAGCGCATCTGGGTCGAAGCGCAGCAGGACGGCAGGTGGCTGAACCTCGGACGCGCGTGGCGCGGCCTTGGCTTCCAGAACGTGCTCTTCGGCAACGAGTCGGATGGTTTCCAGTTTGGCATTCCCATCAAGGGAACGAATCTCACGGCGAGCGGCTTCTGGATGGCGTCGACGGGCGCGGGCAACAAGGAGAGCCTTTACGGCGTCGGCCTTTGGGGCGCGGTCGGACACAACTTCGACATCAACGTCGCCTATGCGAGGAGCAGCCTTGGCAAGAACGAGAGCTATACCTCGGGTCTTATCGACCACTACGAGGCGGATCCGGTGACGCACCGCGTCTTCCCTGTCTACAGGGACAACGACAGGACGAATCCCAGGAGCTACGGCTACGTCGTCAGCGCGGCGACGAACGTCGCGAAGAACGTGCGCGTTATCGGCGACTACGTCCAGACCGACGCCGACGAGCAGAACAAGAGCGTCGCGCTGCGTCTCAACTACAAGGGCACGAAGCTCGACGACGTCGGCAGCTTCGGCGTATACGCACGCTATGTGCGCTACGGCGCGAACGGCTGGCTCGCGGGCGACGACGAATGGGGCTCGACGTGGAACGGTACGAAGGGCTGGATCGTCGGCTTCAAGTATGTGCCGTGGAAGAACGTCGAATGGGAGACGCTCTTCTCCAGGCAGAAGCGCGACTACGGCACGAGCGCGGAGTACAACCGCTCGCTCCTGCGCACCCAGCTCGATTATCACTTCTGA
- a CDS encoding phosphopentomutase, with amino-acid sequence MKKIKRVFLIVLDSLGVGAAPDAADFGDGACNTLLSLVRSEGFSAPHLASLGLFSVDGIKDAAEAAALRVPAPRGAFARLQESSRGKDTTTGHWELAGIVGEHPMPTYPEGFPPELIAALEASIGRKLICNKPYSGTQVIHDYGREHIETGALIVYTSADSVLQLAAHEGVVPREELYEACRKARAIMQGKHGVGRVIARPFIGEYPNYERTAGRHDFSLEPPATVLDALQEAGFASIGVGKISDIFAGKGLTKSLGTNEDNADGMKKTRSLLGEDFTGLAFVNLVDFDMVFGHRRDTAGYARAVMEFDAWLGEFLTAMKETDVLMITADHGCDPGAPGTDHTREYVPLLAYGAAVRAGCDLGTRPAFADVGATIAEIFGVEFVTRGRSFWREIAAG; translated from the coding sequence TTGAAAAAGATCAAGCGCGTGTTCCTCATCGTGCTCGACAGCCTCGGCGTTGGCGCGGCGCCCGATGCCGCCGACTTTGGCGACGGTGCGTGCAACACGCTCCTGAGCCTCGTGCGTTCGGAAGGCTTTTCTGCGCCGCATCTCGCCTCGCTCGGACTCTTCTCCGTCGACGGCATCAAGGACGCGGCGGAGGCAGCCGCGCTTCGCGTGCCTGCGCCGCGCGGCGCTTTTGCACGGCTGCAGGAAAGCTCGCGCGGCAAGGATACGACGACGGGGCATTGGGAGCTGGCGGGCATCGTGGGCGAGCACCCGATGCCGACGTACCCCGAGGGATTCCCGCCCGAGCTCATCGCCGCGCTTGAGGCGAGCATCGGCAGGAAGCTCATCTGCAACAAGCCGTATTCGGGCACGCAGGTCATTCATGACTACGGGCGCGAGCACATCGAGACGGGAGCACTCATCGTCTACACGTCGGCGGACAGCGTGCTGCAGCTCGCGGCGCACGAGGGCGTCGTGCCGCGCGAGGAGCTTTACGAGGCGTGCCGCAAGGCGCGTGCCATTATGCAGGGCAAGCACGGCGTCGGCAGGGTCATCGCGCGTCCCTTCATCGGCGAGTATCCGAACTACGAGCGCACGGCAGGACGGCACGACTTCTCGCTTGAGCCGCCGGCGACCGTGCTCGACGCATTGCAGGAGGCGGGATTCGCCTCCATCGGCGTCGGCAAGATCTCCGACATCTTTGCAGGAAAAGGGCTCACGAAGAGCCTTGGCACGAACGAGGACAATGCCGACGGCATGAAAAAGACGAGATCGCTCCTCGGCGAGGATTTCACGGGTCTCGCCTTTGTCAATCTCGTCGACTTCGATATGGTCTTCGGCCATCGCCGCGATACGGCAGGATATGCACGCGCCGTCATGGAGTTCGACGCATGGCTCGGCGAGTTTCTCACGGCGATGAAGGAGACGGACGTGCTCATGATCACAGCCGATCACGGCTGCGATCCCGGTGCGCCCGGCACCGATCACACACGCGAATACGTGCCTCTCCTGGCTTATGGCGCGGCGGTACGCGCGGGCTGCGATCTCGGCACGCGCCCCGCATTCGCCGACGTCGGCGCGACAATCGCCGAGATCTTCGGCGTGGAGTTTGTGACGCGAGGGCGGAGCTTCTGGCGTGAGATTGCCGCAGGCTGA
- a CDS encoding GNAT family N-acetyltransferase: protein MQGIVKKGPRLQFRQAEEKDLDYILEVEFRPENGKFVIPWEREVHSQTLNTEGAIHLVIERIDTLEPVGFLMIAGLNNPSKEIEWTRIILDKKGEGYGHETLKLLKSWAFDDLKFHRAWLDCKDYNARALHVYESEGLVREGLIRETILTDGVYENLVILGILDREYFARKERSEEL from the coding sequence ATGCAGGGCATTGTGAAAAAGGGGCCGCGCCTGCAATTTCGACAGGCGGAGGAAAAGGATCTCGACTACATCCTCGAAGTGGAATTTCGCCCCGAGAACGGCAAATTCGTCATTCCGTGGGAGCGCGAGGTGCATAGCCAGACGCTCAACACCGAGGGTGCGATTCATCTCGTCATCGAGCGCATAGACACCTTGGAGCCGGTCGGCTTTCTGATGATCGCAGGGCTCAATAATCCGTCGAAGGAGATCGAGTGGACGCGCATCATCCTCGACAAGAAGGGCGAGGGCTATGGGCACGAAACGCTCAAGCTCCTGAAGTCGTGGGCGTTCGACGACCTCAAGTTCCACCGCGCTTGGCTCGACTGCAAGGACTACAACGCGCGCGCGCTGCACGTCTACGAGTCGGAAGGCCTCGTGCGCGAGGGACTGATCCGCGAGACGATTCTGACGGACGGCGTCTACGAAAACCTCGTGATCCTCGGCATCCTCGACCGCGAGTACTTCGCACGCAAGGAAAGGAGCGAAGAGCTTTGA
- a CDS encoding transposase, whose product MAKGRQYQDTVFRAYMNDVDRLRDVAGALHGRTYAADEKIQIMTLEGTFLSQLKNDISFLIEGCYLILLEHQSTWNPNMALRCLYYICEQFRMLVEAKKLYQNVKIKLPAPEFHVFYLDENDVRESHLLNLSDAYMIENGKGFLELTVLCHNIAYDRGKKLLQKSQALHDYSFFVACVKKNIAQGVERAIAIRTAVRYCRENDIMKNFLELHESEVIDMVNFEWNQKDFEEAVREEVREEETSAFILGMLKEKLPLETIARVSKMSVERIQELGRMHSLL is encoded by the coding sequence ATGGCAAAAGGCCGCCAATATCAAGACACGGTGTTTCGCGCATATATGAATGACGTCGATCGTCTGAGAGATGTCGCAGGGGCGCTTCATGGAAGGACATACGCAGCGGATGAAAAGATTCAGATTATGACCCTCGAAGGCACGTTTCTTTCGCAGTTGAAAAACGATATATCCTTTTTGATCGAGGGCTGCTATCTGATTCTTTTGGAGCATCAAAGCACTTGGAATCCAAACATGGCACTTCGTTGCTTATATTATATTTGTGAACAATTCCGCATGCTGGTGGAAGCGAAAAAGCTCTATCAGAATGTGAAGATCAAGCTTCCAGCGCCAGAGTTTCATGTGTTTTACTTGGATGAAAACGATGTGCGGGAAAGTCATTTACTGAATCTTTCTGATGCTTATATGATAGAAAATGGAAAAGGTTTTTTGGAGCTGACGGTTCTCTGTCATAATATTGCCTATGATAGAGGGAAGAAGCTGCTGCAAAAAAGCCAGGCATTGCATGATTACAGTTTTTTTGTTGCCTGTGTCAAGAAAAATATCGCTCAAGGGGTGGAACGGGCGATCGCCATCCGAACTGCCGTGCGCTATTGCCGTGAGAACGACATCATGAAAAACTTTCTGGAGTTACATGAAAGCGAGGTCATCGACATGGTCAATTTCGAGTGGAACCAAAAGGATTTTGAAGAAGCTGTTCGTGAGGAGGTTCGTGAGGAAGAGACATCGGCCTTTATTCTCGGCATGCTGAAAGAGAAACTGCCGCTGGAAACCATCGCGCGGGTGTCGAAAATGTCGGTGGAGCGCATTCAGGAGCTTGGCCGCATGCACAGTCTGCTTTGA
- a CDS encoding haloacid dehalogenase: MKDIVFASDLDNTLLYSRSHKREGDICVEHIKGEVHGFMTPLAVERLREVSQKLCLIPVTTRSIEQYRRIEWPEGTAPEYAVTTNGAVLLKNGEVDAAWREAHDALIAPAREEIARCHALYLGDRAFIRCRIVDDAYLFVYCADGVDAQAQAEKCQKRTSLRVEPSGRKIYFFPPKLTKGAALRELRRRFSPRKVYAAGDTAIDAPLLAAADLAFAAKTLAMEDAAHIRRHTGEGVFAEWLLGEILQELD, translated from the coding sequence ATGAAAGACATCGTATTCGCTTCCGATCTCGACAACACGCTGCTCTACTCGCGCAGTCACAAGCGCGAGGGCGATATTTGCGTCGAGCATATCAAGGGCGAGGTGCACGGCTTCATGACGCCGCTCGCCGTCGAGCGTCTGCGCGAAGTCTCGCAAAAGCTCTGCCTGATTCCCGTCACGACGCGCTCAATCGAGCAGTATCGGCGCATCGAGTGGCCGGAAGGCACAGCGCCTGAATACGCCGTGACGACGAACGGCGCGGTGCTTTTGAAGAACGGCGAGGTCGATGCCGCGTGGCGCGAGGCGCATGACGCTTTGATCGCCCCTGCACGAGAGGAGATCGCGCGCTGTCACGCGCTCTATCTGGGTGATCGCGCGTTCATCCGCTGCCGCATCGTCGACGACGCGTACCTCTTCGTCTACTGCGCCGACGGCGTGGACGCGCAGGCGCAGGCGGAAAAGTGCCAAAAGCGGACGAGCCTTCGCGTCGAGCCGTCGGGCAGAAAGATCTACTTCTTTCCGCCGAAGCTCACGAAGGGCGCGGCGCTCCGTGAGCTTCGCCGCCGCTTCTCGCCGCGCAAGGTCTACGCCGCCGGCGACACGGCGATTGACGCGCCGCTCCTCGCCGCAGCCGATCTCGCCTTCGCCGCCAAGACACTCGCGATGGAAGACGCCGCGCACATCCGGCGGCACACAGGCGAAGGCGTATTCGCCGAATGGCTGCTCGGCGAGATATTGCAGGAGCTTGACTGA
- a CDS encoding cysteine protease StiP family protein: MTRKERAMFSTYKKDDVTILLKDITGKIDPLPTAEREKLIQSGRHYSEMLPLEYEPSEKYLKAYFDALSRYAEITAHAAASLAEKIYEEKGASAALVSLARAGTPIGILLKRYIKRRFGADVAHYTISIIRGRGIDKNAMAYILARHAPEALQFVDGWTGKGAIARELANDAAEFRGVSAGLAVLSDPAYVAEKCGTHEDFLIASSCLNSTVSGLLSRTVLRDDLIGEADFHGAAFYEELREKDLTYDFIEAVERRFPEEAPPVREEGAAHRSGLAEVERIAGDFDIRDINLVKPGIGEATRVLLRRLPWKLLVKSRTDEARLGHLYQLAKEKGVEVVEYPLENYLACGLIRSLADN, from the coding sequence ATGACGAGGAAGGAGCGGGCGATGTTCAGTACATACAAGAAGGACGACGTGACGATCCTTTTGAAAGACATCACGGGAAAGATCGATCCTCTGCCGACGGCAGAGAGGGAAAAGCTCATTCAGTCGGGCAGGCATTATTCGGAGATGCTGCCCTTGGAATATGAGCCGTCGGAAAAGTATTTGAAGGCGTACTTCGATGCGCTCTCGCGCTACGCCGAGATCACAGCTCATGCGGCGGCGAGTCTCGCCGAGAAGATTTACGAGGAGAAGGGCGCATCCGCCGCGCTCGTCTCGCTCGCCCGCGCGGGCACGCCCATCGGCATCCTGCTCAAGCGCTATATCAAGCGGCGCTTTGGCGCGGACGTCGCGCACTACACCATTTCCATCATTCGCGGCAGGGGCATCGACAAGAACGCCATGGCGTACATCCTCGCGCGTCACGCGCCTGAGGCTCTGCAGTTTGTCGACGGCTGGACGGGCAAGGGCGCGATCGCGCGCGAGCTCGCAAACGACGCGGCAGAGTTTCGCGGCGTGAGCGCGGGGCTTGCCGTCCTGTCCGATCCCGCCTATGTGGCGGAGAAATGCGGCACGCACGAGGACTTCCTCATCGCGAGTTCGTGCCTGAACTCGACGGTGTCGGGGCTTCTGAGCCGCACGGTGCTGCGTGATGATTTGATCGGCGAGGCGGACTTTCACGGCGCGGCCTTTTACGAAGAACTGCGCGAGAAGGATCTGACGTATGACTTCATCGAGGCGGTGGAAAGGCGCTTCCCCGAGGAAGCGCCGCCCGTGCGCGAGGAGGGCGCGGCGCATCGGTCGGGGCTTGCCGAGGTCGAGCGCATCGCGGGCGATTTCGACATTCGCGACATCAACCTCGTGAAGCCCGGCATCGGCGAGGCGACGCGGGTGCTCCTGCGCCGCCTGCCGTGGAAACTTCTCGTCAAGAGCCGCACGGACGAAGCGCGGCTCGGTCATCTCTATCAACTGGCAAAGGAGAAAGGCGTCGAGGTTGTGGAGTATCCGTTGGAGAATTATCTCGCATGCGGACTCATACGCTCGCTCGCCGACAACTGA
- a CDS encoding phosphoribosyltransferase family protein encodes MKYTADAVLRVARRHRNEKRGYLLVNPLQGKHMPVAPHEALDLMEALGEKVKAAAPAARLVIGFAETATAIGAVVAKSLADSCLYVQTTREELPSDVRTIEFLEEHSHAPEQRLAVDALEAQLDETDTVVFVDDEISTGRTLSNIVEQMKEKLPALGEKRLVAASVLNRLTASDRERLLACGVECVALVELAPEDYEARAAAFQTRGAADCRIPSRHYPYRTLALGEYATPRTGVAIGDYTILWQGAGLVLAERIAWAKHESILVLGTEECMLPGLMVGRVLERKGWQNVFFHATTRSPIGISEEAGYPIEAGWQVKSFYGDERATYIYNLRPYHHAVIVSDTAHEAQGAVDSIARALRESGCTDIVCLMSRDE; translated from the coding sequence ATGAAGTACACGGCAGACGCGGTGCTGCGCGTGGCGAGGCGGCACAGAAATGAAAAGCGCGGCTATCTGCTCGTCAACCCGCTGCAGGGCAAGCACATGCCCGTCGCACCGCATGAAGCGCTCGACCTCATGGAAGCGCTCGGCGAGAAGGTCAAGGCAGCCGCGCCTGCGGCAAGGCTCGTCATCGGCTTCGCCGAGACGGCGACCGCCATCGGCGCCGTCGTCGCGAAGTCGCTCGCAGATTCGTGCCTCTACGTGCAGACGACGCGCGAGGAATTGCCGTCCGATGTGCGCACGATCGAGTTTTTGGAGGAGCACAGCCATGCGCCCGAGCAGCGACTCGCCGTCGATGCGCTCGAAGCGCAGCTCGACGAGACGGATACGGTCGTCTTCGTCGACGACGAGATCTCGACGGGCAGGACGCTCTCTAACATCGTCGAGCAGATGAAGGAGAAGCTGCCCGCGCTCGGGGAGAAGAGGCTCGTTGCAGCGTCCGTCCTGAACCGCTTGACGGCGTCCGATCGCGAGCGGCTCTTGGCATGCGGCGTCGAGTGCGTCGCGCTCGTAGAGCTTGCGCCTGAAGACTACGAGGCACGCGCGGCGGCGTTTCAAACGCGCGGGGCGGCGGACTGCCGCATTCCGTCACGACATTACCCCTACCGCACGCTTGCGCTCGGCGAGTACGCGACGCCGCGCACGGGCGTCGCGATCGGCGACTATACGATTCTCTGGCAGGGGGCGGGGCTCGTCCTCGCTGAGCGCATCGCTTGGGCGAAGCATGAGTCGATCCTCGTGCTCGGCACGGAGGAATGTATGCTGCCGGGTCTTATGGTCGGCAGAGTCTTGGAGAGGAAGGGCTGGCAGAACGTCTTCTTCCATGCGACGACGCGAAGCCCCATCGGCATCTCGGAGGAAGCGGGCTATCCCATCGAAGCGGGCTGGCAGGTCAAGAGCTTCTACGGCGATGAGCGCGCGACGTACATCTACAATTTGCGGCCCTATCACCATGCCGTCATCGTCTCGGACACGGCGCACGAGGCGCAGGGCGCGGTCGATAGTATCGCTCGCGCCCTGCGCGAGAGCGGCTGCACGGACATCGTCTGTCTGATGAGCCGCGACGAATGA
- a CDS encoding ATP-grasp domain-containing protein — translation MRIWFNQWFSTAYHLIELMRAGSPGKFTFVGSSANPNALYRLVSDEWYTEPALPVSEEYVEYCLEFCKAHRIDVFFPRRALTLLSRYREEFLAAGTKLAVGSDYKIMRLLDDKAATYAFFEARDASLVPAHLIAGTYEEFCAAYETLRPHCRRVCYKLTKDEGAETFRVIDDTLLRSGDVRRKPGMKLTWDMARTVVRGYDFSVPFMLMPYLEGQEISVDCLRTPGEEIIIPRFKTNHRYSEVRFDEEIVEKCRTMMNLLQIDVPINIQFKGDGEKYCLLEINPRMSGGLQLSCLATGINVPDIAVHQLLGEEKPWQYPDRQKVYRVANLETPKRLKA, via the coding sequence ATGCGTATATGGTTCAACCAATGGTTCAGCACGGCCTACCATCTGATCGAGCTGATGCGGGCGGGATCGCCCGGGAAGTTCACGTTCGTCGGCTCAAGCGCCAATCCCAATGCACTCTATCGTCTCGTTTCCGATGAGTGGTACACGGAGCCTGCGCTTCCCGTCTCCGAAGAGTATGTGGAGTATTGCCTGGAATTTTGTAAGGCGCATCGTATCGACGTATTCTTCCCGCGCCGCGCCCTGACGCTGCTCTCGCGCTATCGTGAGGAATTTCTCGCGGCGGGCACGAAGCTCGCCGTCGGCAGCGATTACAAGATCATGCGGCTTCTCGACGACAAGGCGGCGACGTACGCCTTCTTCGAGGCGCGTGACGCCTCCCTCGTGCCCGCACATCTCATCGCCGGCACGTACGAGGAATTCTGCGCCGCCTACGAGACGCTGCGGCCGCACTGCAGGCGCGTCTGCTACAAGCTCACGAAGGACGAGGGAGCCGAGACCTTCCGCGTCATCGACGATACGCTTCTGCGCTCGGGCGACGTGCGCCGCAAGCCCGGCATGAAGCTCACGTGGGACATGGCGCGCACGGTCGTCCGGGGCTACGACTTTTCCGTGCCCTTCATGCTCATGCCATACCTCGAAGGGCAGGAAATCAGCGTCGACTGCCTGCGGACGCCCGGCGAGGAGATCATCATCCCGCGCTTCAAGACGAACCACCGCTATTCGGAAGTCCGTTTCGATGAGGAGATCGTCGAGAAATGTCGCACGATGATGAACCTCCTGCAGATCGATGTGCCGATCAACATCCAGTTCAAGGGCGACGGAGAAAAGTACTGTCTGTTGGAAATCAATCCGCGCATGTCGGGCGGCTTGCAGCTCTCGTGCCTCGCGACGGGAATCAATGTGCCCGATATCGCCGTCCATCAGCTTCTCGGCGAGGAAAAGCCGTGGCAGTACCCCGATCGCCAAAAGGTCTATCGCGTGGCGAATCTTGAGACGCCGAAGCGGCTCAAGGCGTGA
- a CDS encoding HpcH/HpaI aldolase/citrate lyase family protein: MEDREILQYKVGGLLYMPAYQENIVEKIRRQKKEHLTAICFCLEDAIGDMAVADAERALRTNLAELKEVYAEEAGGKPLLFVRVRTADHMEHFLDFVGAAGDILTGYVLPKVNLGNVEAYMELMRSVNDGAAKKRYLMPVLESPSIADIKSRAAVLGELKVIFDAHREYVLNIRVGGNDFSNLYGVRRSIAHTIYEVGVVRDILIDILNIFARDYIVSGPVWNYFGDDPAGAWAAGLKRELELDRLNGFIGKTVIHPAQLPFVFESLKAERSDYEDAKMIAEWQDEKAGVKKSWDGTRMNEVKTHAKWAKRVLTLAEVYGVKEAVKR, translated from the coding sequence ATGGAAGATAGGGAAATCTTGCAGTACAAGGTGGGCGGGCTTCTCTACATGCCCGCCTACCAAGAGAACATCGTGGAGAAGATTCGTCGGCAGAAAAAAGAGCATCTGACGGCCATCTGCTTCTGTCTGGAGGACGCGATCGGCGACATGGCGGTCGCCGATGCCGAGCGAGCCTTGCGCACGAATCTCGCGGAGCTCAAGGAGGTCTATGCAGAAGAGGCGGGCGGGAAGCCGCTGCTCTTCGTGCGCGTGCGCACCGCCGATCACATGGAGCACTTTCTCGACTTCGTGGGTGCGGCGGGCGACATTCTGACAGGCTACGTCCTGCCCAAGGTGAATCTCGGCAACGTCGAAGCCTACATGGAGCTTATGCGATCGGTCAATGACGGCGCGGCGAAGAAGCGCTACCTCATGCCCGTCCTCGAAAGTCCTTCTATTGCCGACATCAAGAGCCGCGCCGCCGTTCTCGGCGAGCTCAAGGTGATCTTCGACGCGCATCGCGAATACGTGCTCAACATCCGCGTCGGCGGCAACGATTTCAGCAATCTCTACGGCGTGCGCCGCTCGATTGCGCACACGATCTACGAGGTCGGCGTCGTGCGCGACATCCTCATCGATATTCTGAATATCTTCGCGCGTGACTACATCGTCTCCGGCCCTGTCTGGAACTACTTCGGCGACGACCCTGCGGGCGCGTGGGCGGCGGGACTCAAGAGGGAGCTGGAACTCGACCGCTTGAACGGCTTCATCGGCAAGACGGTCATTCATCCCGCGCAGCTCCCGTTCGTCTTCGAGAGCCTGAAGGCGGAGCGCTCCGACTACGAGGATGCGAAGATGATCGCCGAATGGCAGGACGAGAAGGCGGGCGTGAAGAAGAGCTGGGACGGCACGCGCATGAACGAGGTCAAGACGCATGCCAAGTGGGCAAAGCGCGTGCTGACACTCGCGGAAGTTTACGGTGTCAAGGAAGCAGTCAAAAGGTAA